The following are encoded together in the Ezakiella massiliensis genome:
- the deoC gene encoding deoxyribose-phosphate aldolase, which yields MKINKYFDHTLLKADATQDKIDKLIDEAKKYDFFSVCINPSWIAYAKEKLAGSDVEVCTVIGFPLGAMTTEAKVFETEDAIKKGADEIDMVLNIGRLKMGDREYVVDEIKKIKAACKDHVLKVIIETALLSEEEIRLASKCVVEGGADFVKTSTGFSTRGANFEDVKIMKEVVGDKIKIKAAGGVSTYEDALKMIECGANRIGASKSAIIMEESEKNK from the coding sequence ATGAAAATAAATAAATATTTTGATCACACACTTTTAAAGGCGGATGCTACACAAGATAAAATCGATAAGTTGATTGATGAAGCAAAAAAATATGATTTCTTTAGTGTTTGCATTAACCCATCTTGGATAGCTTACGCCAAGGAAAAACTTGCAGGCTCAGATGTAGAGGTCTGCACTGTAATAGGTTTTCCGCTGGGAGCTATGACCACAGAGGCAAAGGTTTTTGAAACTGAAGACGCCATAAAAAAAGGAGCCGATGAAATCGATATGGTTTTAAATATCGGCAGACTAAAAATGGGCGACAGGGAATATGTGGTCGATGAAATCAAAAAGATCAAGGCCGCCTGCAAGGACCATGTCTTGAAGGTTATAATCGAAACTGCACTTTTAAGTGAAGAGGAAATTAGACTTGCAAGTAAGTGCGTGGTTGAAGGTGGGGCAGATTTTGTAAAAACTTCCACAGGATTCTCCACTCGGGGTGCAAATTTTGAAGATGTCAAGATTATGAAGGAAGTTGTGGGGGACAAAATTAAAATTAAAGCTGCTGGTGGAGTTTCCACTTATGAAGATGCTTTAAAGATGATAGAATGCGGGGCTAACCGTATTGGAGCAAGCAAATCTGCAATCATTATGGAAGAGTCAGAAAAAAATAAATAA
- a CDS encoding TIGR01906 family membrane protein produces the protein MSKIYRTKTLKIILIIASSFMLLIAAIFFQGFNKKTYKKIYGQTNISENTGYSEEEYLIEIDNYKDYLLKSNDLALTSDKRYTENEILHMEDVRDIFKGAKTFALVTLIIAIIFLLIMDKKNIREFLKFSLIIPLVPAVLILPAIFNFDKFWTFFHKILFRNDLWLMDPNESLMINLLPGEIFNAIVIKVIISFLIAWLIFMGLIYILYLTRREKNENK, from the coding sequence ATGTCGAAGATCTATAGGACCAAGACTTTAAAAATTATTTTAATAATTGCAAGCAGCTTTATGCTACTGATTGCAGCTATATTTTTCCAGGGTTTTAACAAGAAAACTTATAAAAAAATTTACGGGCAAACAAATATTAGTGAAAATACTGGTTATTCAGAAGAAGAATATTTAATAGAAATCGATAATTATAAAGACTATTTGTTGAAGTCAAATGATTTGGCGCTGACGAGTGACAAGAGGTACACGGAAAATGAAATCCTCCATATGGAAGATGTTAGAGATATTTTTAAGGGGGCAAAAACATTTGCTTTAGTCACTCTTATTATTGCGATCATTTTCTTATTAATAATGGACAAGAAAAATATAAGGGAATTTTTGAAATTTTCTCTTATTATTCCCCTTGTACCGGCTGTATTAATTTTGCCAGCGATTTTTAACTTTGATAAATTTTGGACCTTTTTCCACAAGATCCTTTTTAGGAATGACTTGTGGCTCATGGATCCAAATGAATCTTTGATGATAAACCTTTTGCCAGGGGAAATTTTTAACGCCATTGTTATAAAGGTTATAATTAGCTTTTTGATAGCCTGGCTTATATTTATGGGACTGATTTACATTTTGTATTTGACGAGGAGAGAAAAAAATGAAAATAAATAA
- a CDS encoding YigZ family protein: MNIQGQVKPFKSSQSTYEYKYEIKKSIFLAESKMVLTVEEAEDFVQSIRDKHPKATHHVYAYSIIHGGLKQKADDDGEPSGTSAMPILKAIELNGLQNIVIVVTRYFGGIKLGAGGLSRAYMAATTGVIEEFGIREFKEYQDLDIYMDYESYDIFLNFVKNAKIDLIDNEFLENVKATISIKLEDVEKIEGEILNLTAGKALIEKKGIKLK, translated from the coding sequence TTGAATATACAGGGACAAGTAAAACCCTTTAAGTCATCCCAGTCAACTTATGAATACAAGTATGAGATTAAAAAATCCATTTTTTTGGCCGAAAGCAAAATGGTGTTGACAGTAGAAGAGGCGGAGGACTTTGTTCAGTCAATTAGAGACAAGCACCCAAAGGCCACCCACCATGTTTATGCTTACAGCATTATCCACGGTGGATTAAAGCAAAAGGCAGATGATGATGGAGAGCCAAGTGGCACTTCGGCTATGCCAATACTCAAGGCCATAGAGTTAAATGGTCTTCAGAATATTGTAATTGTAGTTACCAGATATTTTGGAGGCATAAAGCTTGGGGCAGGAGGCTTATCAAGAGCCTACATGGCTGCGACAACTGGAGTAATAGAAGAGTTTGGTATCAGGGAATTTAAAGAATACCAAGACTTGGATATTTATATGGATTATGAATCCTATGACATCTTTCTAAATTTTGTAAAAAATGCTAAAATAGACCTTATCGACAATGAATTTTTGGAAAACGTTAAAGCTACTATTAGTATTAAGCTTGAAGATGTCGAAAAAATCGAGGGCGAGATTTTAAATTTAACTGCTGGAAAAGCTCTTATAGAAAAGAAGGGAATTAAACTCAAGTGA
- a CDS encoding septum formation initiator family protein, whose translation MTNLAYDYSLEETTIVQEKEKPVRKERPVTKTNVGKRIMSKAFFLVLVVCISSVNILINYSTLANVKNSVELKKKENVKLEKEIKLMEARLEEIISAKAVEEIATEQLGMFYPAEEDKIYINSREQEYVKEKPKKEIGFMGLFTK comes from the coding sequence ATGACAAATCTAGCATACGATTATAGTTTAGAAGAAACTACCATTGTTCAAGAAAAAGAAAAGCCTGTTAGAAAAGAAAGGCCAGTTACAAAGACCAATGTTGGCAAAAGAATTATGTCAAAAGCTTTTTTCCTTGTTCTTGTGGTTTGCATAAGCTCAGTTAATATACTTATCAATTATTCAACCCTTGCTAATGTAAAAAATTCTGTTGAATTAAAGAAAAAAGAAAATGTAAAGCTTGAAAAGGAAATAAAATTAATGGAAGCTAGGCTAGAGGAAATCATTTCTGCCAAGGCTGTTGAAGAAATCGCAACAGAACAATTAGGCATGTTTTATCCTGCCGAAGAAGATAAGATTTATATAAACTCAAGGGAACAAGAATATGTTAAAGAAAAACCTAAAAAAGAAATTGGTTTTATGGGGTTATTTACTAAGTAA
- the nadE gene encoding NAD(+) synthase — translation MKREIEKIREFLIDYAKKSGTDGYVLGISGGVDSSVLYKIIEPVKELKFLSVMLPIHSLETDEDHARILTRGNEANVLKVDLSDVYDDLVRVLPKTDHKLAYANIKPRLRMTALYNIAQANNLLVAGASNKTEYMIGYFTKHGDSGVDILPLADFTKHEIYEMARELGVPDEIILKPPSAGLYTGQSDEDEIGLSYDDLDAGVEGRLEDEEKNKKIQRMIKISEHKRAGIPIYRKGRD, via the coding sequence GTGAAGAGAGAAATAGAAAAGATTAGAGAGTTTTTAATAGATTATGCAAAAAAGTCGGGTACGGATGGATATGTGCTTGGAATTTCTGGCGGAGTTGATTCCTCGGTTTTATACAAGATTATAGAGCCGGTTAAGGAATTAAAATTTTTATCCGTCATGCTCCCCATCCATTCCTTGGAGACCGATGAGGACCACGCGAGAATTTTAACCCGTGGCAACGAAGCAAATGTTTTAAAAGTTGATCTCTCAGATGTATACGACGATCTTGTAAGGGTCTTACCCAAGACCGACCACAAGCTGGCCTATGCAAATATAAAGCCGCGTCTTAGGATGACGGCACTTTATAACATAGCCCAGGCCAATAATTTGTTGGTGGCAGGCGCTTCTAACAAGACCGAGTATATGATAGGATATTTTACCAAACACGGAGACAGCGGCGTTGATATTTTGCCACTGGCCGATTTTACCAAGCACGAGATATATGAAATGGCAAGGGAGCTTGGAGTACCAGATGAAATTATCTTAAAGCCTCCATCTGCCGGACTTTATACTGGCCAGTCGGATGAAGATGAAATAGGACTTTCCTATGACGACCTGGATGCCGGTGTAGAAGGTAGGCTAGAGGACGAAGAGAAAAATAAAAAGATTCAAAGGATGATAAAAATTTCCGAACACAAGAGGGCGGGAATTCCAATTTATAGAAAAGGAAGGGATTAA
- the rsmH gene encoding 16S rRNA (cytosine(1402)-N(4))-methyltransferase RsmH gives MEFNHISVLKDEVINEMRIKPDGLYLDGTIGGGGHSYEIAKRLTTGKLVGIDRDQDALDFAGNRLSEFKDNIILIKGNFKNMRELLMPYGLFGFDGILLDIGVSSYQIDNKDRGFTFSGESKLDMRMDESQDLSAYEVVNEYDLDRLTEIFFKYGEERYSRRIARKIVEEREKAPIILNSDLVELIKISIPYEAKKSEIKIIARIFQAIRIEVNDELESLKKVIPDALSLLKKGGRLEIITFHSLEDRIVKEAFNYAAKDCICDPKAPICTCDKVKEGRVITKKPIIPSKEEIRNNSRSRSAKLRVIERV, from the coding sequence ATGGAATTCAATCACATTTCGGTTTTAAAAGATGAAGTTATTAATGAAATGAGAATTAAACCGGATGGTTTGTATCTAGATGGAACCATAGGTGGCGGAGGCCATTCTTATGAGATCGCCAAGCGCTTAACTACAGGCAAGCTTGTGGGGATTGACAGGGACCAGGATGCACTTGATTTTGCAGGAAATAGACTTTCAGAATTTAAAGATAATATTATTTTAATTAAAGGCAATTTTAAAAATATGAGAGAACTCCTAATGCCATACGGTTTGTTTGGATTTGATGGAATCCTCTTGGACATAGGGGTTAGCTCATATCAAATTGACAATAAAGACAGAGGCTTTACCTTTAGCGGTGAATCCAAACTCGATATGAGGATGGATGAAAGCCAAGACTTAAGTGCATACGAGGTTGTAAATGAATACGACCTTGACAGGCTGACGGAAATTTTCTTTAAATACGGCGAGGAAAGGTATTCAAGGCGAATTGCAAGAAAAATTGTAGAAGAAAGAGAAAAAGCGCCTATTATTTTGAACTCAGACTTGGTTGAGCTGATAAAAATTTCAATACCTTATGAGGCAAAAAAATCTGAGATAAAAATCATCGCACGGATTTTCCAAGCAATCAGGATTGAAGTGAATGATGAACTTGAAAGTTTAAAGAAGGTTATACCAGATGCTTTAAGTTTACTTAAAAAAGGTGGGAGGCTTGAGATTATAACTTTCCACTCACTGGAAGATAGGATTGTAAAAGAGGCCTTTAACTATGCGGCCAAAGACTGCATTTGCGATCCTAAGGCACCAATTTGCACTTGCGATAAAGTTAAAGAAGGAAGAGTTATTACTAAAAAACCAATTATTCCATCAAAAGAAGAAATTAGGAATAACTCTAGATCTAGAAGTGCAAAGTTAAGAGTAATTGAGAGAGTATAG
- a CDS encoding YebC/PmpR family DNA-binding transcriptional regulator: MSGHSKWNNIKNKKGKEDARKAKEFTKIAKYIMVATKEGGPNPEFNPSLKSAIDKAKSVNMPNDNIERAIKKGAGELEGVNFEEIMYEGYGVGGAAIIAHCLTDNRNRTAADVRHLFDKNGGNLGTSGSVMYMFEMLGYLAIELNDKIDLDELMMTALEAGAQDVINDEEVVEVFTAPNDLDAVAQGLEDAGYKVAAKDIGYFPDNTITLSEDDKVKMQKLVDALEDHDDVQEVYHNVEDL, from the coding sequence ATGTCAGGACATTCAAAATGGAATAATATTAAAAACAAAAAAGGTAAGGAAGACGCAAGGAAGGCAAAAGAATTTACAAAAATTGCTAAGTACATTATGGTTGCAACAAAAGAAGGTGGACCAAATCCAGAATTTAATCCATCATTAAAATCAGCTATTGACAAGGCAAAATCTGTTAATATGCCTAACGATAACATTGAGCGTGCAATTAAAAAAGGTGCTGGAGAACTTGAAGGCGTAAACTTTGAAGAAATTATGTACGAAGGCTATGGGGTCGGCGGAGCTGCAATTATTGCCCACTGTTTGACAGACAATAGAAATAGAACAGCAGCTGACGTTAGACACTTGTTTGATAAAAATGGTGGCAACCTAGGCACATCAGGTTCTGTTATGTATATGTTTGAAATGCTTGGTTATTTAGCAATTGAGCTAAATGACAAGATTGATTTAGATGAACTAATGATGACAGCCTTAGAAGCAGGCGCCCAAGATGTTATTAATGACGAAGAAGTAGTAGAAGTGTTTACCGCTCCTAATGATTTGGATGCTGTTGCCCAAGGCCTTGAAGATGCAGGCTATAAAGTTGCAGCCAAGGACATTGGCTACTTCCCAGATAACACAATTACTTTGTCCGAAGATGACAAGGTTAAGATGCAAAAATTAGTTGACGCCCTTGAAGATCATGACGACGTTCAAGAGGTCTACCATAATGTCGAAGATCTATAG
- the mraZ gene encoding division/cell wall cluster transcriptional repressor MraZ, translating into MLIGEFNHNLDEKGRLTIPSKFRDDLGETFMITKGLDGCLIGYNMEEWTKFSEKINALPSGKPEARAMSRFFFSGASDVQLDKQGRILIPPSLREHANLSKEVYITGASSRIEIWDADAWKKYSNPTDKSIEDIAAEFGELGLF; encoded by the coding sequence ATGTTAATTGGTGAATTTAATCACAACCTTGATGAAAAGGGAAGGTTGACAATTCCATCTAAGTTTCGTGACGATCTCGGCGAGACCTTTATGATTACAAAAGGACTCGACGGTTGTTTGATTGGTTACAATATGGAAGAATGGACAAAATTCAGCGAAAAAATTAACGCCCTTCCTTCTGGTAAGCCTGAGGCTCGTGCTATGTCAAGATTTTTCTTTAGCGGTGCTTCAGACGTGCAACTTGATAAGCAAGGTAGAATTTTAATTCCACCAAGCTTGAGAGAGCACGCAAATTTATCAAAAGAAGTTTATATTACTGGTGCAAGTTCAAGGATTGAAATTTGGGATGCAGACGCTTGGAAGAAATACTCCAACCCAACAGACAAATCTATTGAAGACATTGCAGCTGAATTTGGAGAGCTGGGGTTATTCTAA